The DNA region GGAAGCGTCATGACCCGCCGATATGGAACCCCCGCCTCGATGCCGGATTCCATCCGCCACTTCATGCGGGCTGGCCAACACCCCGCCCGCAGCCTCCCGTGCCCCCACTGCAAGGTCGGCGCCCACAAGCCGTGCCAAGTCCCGTCGAACGGACGGGTGCTGGCCGAGCCTCACCCGCAGCGCCTCGCCCTCCGAGCCCGCACCGTCGCCTGCTGTCCCGCCTGCCAGGTCGAGCCCACCGTCCCCTGCCACAACGGCGGCCGGGCGCTGGCCAACGGCGCCGTCCACCACCAGCGGTACACCGAAGCCGACAGGAGCGCCGCATGAAAGTTCGAGCCGACATCGCCGGCCTCATCCGCGAGGGCCACACCAACGCCTCCATTGCTCACCGCCTCGGCTGCGACCCCGCCACCGTGGCCCGCGCCCGGCAGGCACTGCGCCTCCCGCCCGCGGACCGGCTGGGGCGGCTGTACGCCGAAGCGACCCCGACCGGACGGGTGCTGAGCGACAAGCCGACCCGAGTGCAGACCTCTCCGGCGCAGGCTGCGGCGAACAGACAGGCACTCCTGGCCGCGCTCATGGAGCCGCGAAAGCCGATGGCGGAGGCGGCGTGATGCGCGCATCGAGTCCCAACTCCGCTTCTGCGCCCGCCTCCGGCCGCGTGAGCCCCGCCGATGGCTCGGGCGACGCGGGCACCCCTCCGAGGCCGTCACGCGGGCGCACAGCCGCCCGCACGAGCCCACCCGTCGCCGACCCGCCGATGCCCGGACAGACCGAGATCGAATTACGGCCCATGCAACCGACCCTTTGGAGTCTCTGATGACCGAACACCTGACCCACGAGCACGGCCCGTTCTACTGGAACGCCGACACCGACTTCTGCAAGCACGGCGCCGAGCCCGTCAGCGAGACCGACGGTGAAGCGTGGGATCTCTGGAGCGACCGGCACCCGGTCAGCGATGACGGCCGCATCTGCCTTGACGCGCCCGCCGGTGAAGCCTGCCTCGACTGCTCGGCCGACGACGGCGAGATGGTCGCGTGGAGGGACTGCCGGGTTCGTGAACACGCCCGCCCTAAGCGCGGTGTTGTCCCCAACCCAGATGCCGATCACCAGCAGGTGACTGTATGGGTCGGCACTGTCGAGTGCCTGGAACGCGAGTGCGAGCAGTACTTCACCGAGGACGGCGACCTCGACCCCGGCGTGGAGGGCTGCTCCCACATCCGCGAGGAACAGGCCTGCTCCTGCCAGCGCCAGGCCGACGGCGAGTACAGCGGCGCACCCTGCCCTGCCCTGGCCCCCACCCCGTGACATGCCGGACGCCCGCCCCGGGTCATAGCCGGGGCGGGTGCCGGACCACTCCACCACACACCCCGAAGGAGATCCACATGTCGTATCCGCTCGCCCCGGAAGAGAAGCTCGCCGACGCCAAGGCCCGGCTCAAGATTCCGACGATCGTCGTGATCTGCGGCTCCACCCGGTTCATGGACGCCATGGTCGACGCCGACTGTGAACTCACCGCGGTTGGGTACATCGTCGTCAAGCCCGGCTGCAACATGAAGGAGTCGCACCCGCTGTGGGCGGATCCGGTCGAAGCCGACGCCCTCAAGGTCCAGCTCGACAACCTGCACCGGGCGAAGATCCGCCTCGCCGATGAGGTCCTGGTCGTCGGCGACTACATCGGGGACAGCACCCGCGCCGAGATCGCCTACGCCCGCCAGCTCGGCAAGCCCGTCGGCTTCACCCACCCCGAGGCCGACCCCGGCACCGAGGAGCCGGGCCGATGAGCGCCGGGGTGATTCACACGATTCGGTGCGACGCCGAAGTCGACGGCGAGCAGTGCGGCAACGAACGCTTCTGGCCCGTCGATGTCGCCCACCACCGTGAACTCCGCGCCCACCTCCGCAAGCAGGGCTGGCGCCGACGCGCCGACCGCGACCTCTGCCCCGACCACGCCACCGAGGAGCCGGGCCGGTGACCGACCGCGAGCAGCTGCTGCACCTCGTCGACCGCGCCCGACGCGGCAGCATCTTCGACGCCGAACTCGACCAACTCGCCGACGGGATCACGGCCATGGCCGACCGCACGGCCGAGCTGGAGACCGAGACCACCAAGCTGATCCGCTGGCACCGCGAGGACGGCACCACCCTCGCCAAGGCCGAGGCCGCCATCGCACGCGTGCAGGCACTCCCGCGGACCCCGCAGGTGCAGATCCAGATCCACGGCGTCCCCGGCCAGGCCGACTACAACCGCGGCTGGTCGTCCGCCATCAGCGCCGCCCGCGCCGCCCTCGACGAGCAGCACCCCACCACCTAACCCGCCCAACTGCCCCACGGAGGAGACCCATGCCCCGTCGCGAGCCCACCATCCACAACCCCGCCCTCGTGGTCACCTGCCCCCGCTGCGGCAGCGTCCCCGGCGCCCTCTGCTACGACACCCGCGGTAGCCGCCTCCCCGAGGGGCGCGTCCACCGCGACCGCGCCGCCGCCCACCGCGACCGCAAGACCGCCTGACCCAGCGCACCACCGGCCGGCCGGACCCCATCCGGCCGGCCGCCCCGCCCAGTCCCACCGCACGCCCGCAAGGAGCCCGCCGTGAACGAGTCCGCCGAATGCCTCATCTGCCACCGCGGCCTGTACGCCGACGAGCTCGGCCGGTACGCCTGCCGGCCCTGTGTCGACCGTGTCGACGGCCAACTGCGTGCCCTCGCCGGGCCGGATGGGCTGTACGCGCGGCTCGGCGGCCGGCTCGCACCCGGCAGCGGCGGCGGCGGACCCGCAGTGTCCGGCAGCCGGTCGGCTCCGCTCCCTGTCCGGCTGGAACCGCTCAGCCTCATGGCCCGCGGCGGCGTCGTCACCATCCTGCAGACATGGCTGATCGACTGGCACGACCGGCTCGGCTGGGGCCACCCTCGCTGGAACGGCGACATGCAGCAGCAGCTCGACGAAGTCATCCAAGCCCTGCGGGCCAACCTGCCGTGGGCCGCGGCCAGTCACCCGGCCATTGACGAATTCGGCCGGGAGGTCAGCCAACTCGCGCGGCAGTGCGAGCAGCAGGTCACCGGCGAGCGGAGGCCGCGAACCGTGCCCGTCGCCTGCCCCTGCGGCCAGACCCTCCGCGTCACCCTCGACACCCCTGGCTGCCGCTGCCCCGGATGTGGGGAGCAGTACGGGCACAGCGAGTTGATGGACCTGCCGCTCGCCGAACGGCGAATTGCGGCATGACGAAGCGCCCCAGTCCTCACGGGCTGGGGCGCTGTCATGTTTCCAGGGTCAGCGGTACTCGGCCCGCGCCTTCACCAGCTGGGCGTGCACTTCGTCGAGCCGGTCGCAGTGCGCTCGTACCTGGGCGATCACCGCAGC from Streptomyces sp. NBC_01591 includes:
- a CDS encoding zinc finger domain-containing protein, giving the protein MTRRYGTPASMPDSIRHFMRAGQHPARSLPCPHCKVGAHKPCQVPSNGRVLAEPHPQRLALRARTVACCPACQVEPTVPCHNGGRALANGAVHHQRYTEADRSAA
- a CDS encoding zinc finger domain-containing protein; its protein translation is MPRREPTIHNPALVVTCPRCGSVPGALCYDTRGSRLPEGRVHRDRAAAHRDRKTA
- a CDS encoding helix-turn-helix domain-containing protein, encoding MKVRADIAGLIREGHTNASIAHRLGCDPATVARARQALRLPPADRLGRLYAEATPTGRVLSDKPTRVQTSPAQAAANRQALLAALMEPRKPMAEAA